Proteins encoded in a region of the Hippocampus zosterae strain Florida chromosome 11, ASM2543408v3, whole genome shotgun sequence genome:
- the golga4 gene encoding golgin subfamily A member 4 isoform X6: MSASKEPTGSPRGSINGDGSVSPHREEPQSFAQKLQLKVPSMESIIRSGASRAEHLFRSPSKENLVRSSSRESLAHLGENEASGAPTYDPPSDIESEAEEAPGNTESLSKDQLLHRLVRVETSLGKYRGKYSELVTAYRTVQRDKEKTQAILSQCQDKALRRIGELREELQMDQQAKKHLQDEFDAALEEKDQMITVLQTQVTLLKKRVKGMTDGALDAEGEPTISTDAADSKSTSLSKDQEGEPEIPEEEGISDPAKLLEALQKRVKRQENLLHKCKEMIRMHKERSVHISSENETLQEQLQERLQELERMKELHTTEKSKLINQLRDVKNQNEQLEQDKGMVIAETKRQMHETLEMKEEEVAQLRSRLHLANAQNEDLQDQKEKAEKSAFEELERAMASAHKAEEARKQLQVQMEEQMREAEQINEEERKSLQQELTRVKQEVVTIMKKSLEEKVANMEKSHSEALAAKEEDISDRISKAVEQCKEEFAQLTKEKEHQVSLALEDAELQKTALISEGENRVKEIQQELEVAKTRIMELESSLEKMSQDGAVLSHEQSDLLDKMKDNHKEQMSALEEEHQAQLEKHKDTLSQQHKAALEELKEKQRMELETLLKEKDLQIRLHTEEMNQKLDAKQAEHEALSVELSEILKSKQLLELKLVEVQDAHCLAVQDQVVKHSEEMENIKQKHEQSLGGMEKTLMEEVNALKVILREKDKEIEELIQGEKTLKEKLHCDLEELGVRAKQLEDLQQSLSHLQMENSKLKEAQEESNKLSNDLVQSKTALTDLRYQLEVGKKDSQHKELLLQELEQQLQQSKKELAEQEKLHGEDLDTKKEEQKNLMKQLEDERDAQEKKLNDTITELQDKLKTQETKMDKFKQKAKEMQDHFKKKIQQKEESMKMALAKKDEELQQKEQQVQEKILEMAQKNSEGLNDTMAELQANHLGEVEKLRDIHKHEILELERHWQEQLKQQEEELVEKHSTVLQENIQELQECSLKLNRSKDDHEQLLTAMKNQKEELAIQETTVQKLKEELHDAGVKLEDLSTRDTLLREQLESVERNLSQALNERDTLKDRLNITEEESRAKLKTLSDNLVDVKKQLQAFESSRLKECEDLQNKSAEDAIQREAQFQQQFLLMSTQMQHYCEDVQSKMVDGTSELCQKVELRVSGLKERLLCSQKNVVHLKNILSSKVERVCTLEENLRQKSEENNKLCISLEQATAQVNAHMEQIKALTTENEKNSLSVSEKALKTEELSEFNRVISMSLKENELQVTNLEGIISDLKQQLEGKEEAILKLKQQHEEERQKALAEMEETVRRLTQEREATSGQASALNASLSESDNTVASLKSRLDELDRLVSEKDEALQRLTVSFDNQSVSKSEMDQVLSEKEQRVSGLTAELESSNRRLCELQEQFDLKIKECEQLTVDLKQQHSIRENEKKELVEKLQKNGHLEQELVEKLHHLEKDYQKCKSQLKTQEDEFERLKDEMMKSKEECVKETEERLTTESNRKVSELKKKAEQKIGQIKKQLTSQLDEKDELLKSLEASHEEFKKNETSSKECIDTLETKNKKLEEDLVKLKEEQASQLERTQADERRTMEKSLEELRSMYEEKLSALQRDSLHQTELKQAEALEMESRLKEAEKQKEELLEAISTLKEEMTQKLVQCDEHQAASVQAQTSVEPDRKIERSSLQQTKSMLENEMENHLANPEEDSLESLKSKLNHMKNEKEKIHKDFTRLQKDIRLMRKEHDQELEYAKKQLLEESEQKLKLELEDIEMKHNSAIKQLMREFNTQMAVKEKEIDTAVTETIGKAQIVEAELLSSHREETIQLQKAIAQKEDELNRTVQKYEQVIQSREEEMGTRVWQVQKELEELQARSHDTSEMSPEKLQAQLAEKTTLLSEARLKEQGFVERIHSLEDKIKCFHRNTVVTHLGSMYKDAALNKPEPLSEATEMEYLKKVLFEYMMGRETKTMAKVITSMLKFPPDQAQKVLDKEESKAMHWLSV, from the exons ATG AGTGCCTCTAAAGAGCCAACCGGATCTCCCAGAGGAAGTATCAATGGGGATGGAAGCGTGTCTCCTCAT AGAGAAGAACCACAGTCCTTTGCCCAAAAACTACAGCTCAAAGTCCCCTCAATGGAGTCCATCATTCGAAGTGGCGCCAGTCGGGCTGAACACCTCTTCCGCTCTCCCTCGAAAGAAAACCTGGTTCGGAGCTCATCACGCGAGTCCTTGGCACATTTGGGAGAAAACGAAGCCTCTGGTGCCCCTACATATGACCCGCCTTCAGACATTGAGAGTGAGGCTGAAGAGGCGCCAGGGAACACAGAGTCTCTCTCCAAAGATCAACTGCTGCATCGTTTGGTCAGAGTGGAGACGAGTCTGGGGAAGTATCGTGGAAAGTACTCAGAG CTGGTTACTGCATATCGTACAGTGCAACGagataaagaaaaaacacaG GCCATCCTCAGCCAGTGTCAAGACAAGGCCCTCCGCAGAATAGGAGAACTACGAGAG GAGTTACAAATGGACCAGCAGGCAAAGAAACACCTTCAGGACGAATTTGATGCCGCACTGGAGGAGAAAGACCAGATGATTACTGTCTTGCAAACTCAG GTTACTCTGCTGAAGAAACGAGTTAAGGGAATGACTGACGGTGCTTTGGACGCAGAGGGTGAGCCGACCATTTCTACAGATGCTGCAGATTCCAAATCCACCAGCCTATCAAAGGACCAGGAAGGAGAACCTGAAATACCTGAGG AAGAGGGCATCAGCGATCCAGCTAAACTTTTGGAAGCGCTGCAGAAGCGAGTGAAGAGGCAAGAGAACCTCCTGCATAAGTGCAAAGAGATGATACGGATGCACAAGGAGCGCAGCGTCCACATTAGTAGTGAGAATGAAACTCTGCAAGAGCAGCTGCAGGAGAGACTCCAAGAACTGGAAAGGATGAAG GAACTGCACACGACTGAGAAGTCCAAGTTGATCAATCAGTTGCGCGATGTCAAGAACCAAAATGAACAGCTGGAGCAGGACAAG GGTATGGTGATTGCTGAAACAAAGCGGCAGATGCACGAAACTCTGGAAATGAAAGAAGAGGAGGTCGCGCAGCTCCGGTCCAGGCTCCACCTGGCTAATGCCCAGAATGAAGATCTGCAGGACCAGAAGGAAAAGGCTGAAAAATCCG CATTTGAAGAGCTTGAAAGGGCAATGGCTTCAGCGCATAAGGCTGAGGAAGCACGAAAGCAGCTGCAGGTTCAGATGGAGGAGCAGATGAGGGAAGCAGAACAAATCAATGAAGAAGAGAGGAAGAGTCTGCAGCAGGAGCTAACACGGGTCAAACAGGAGGTTGTCACAATCATGAAG AAATCTTTGGAAGAAAAGGTGGCCAACATGGAAAAATCCCATAGTGAAGCCCTGGCTGCCAAGGAAGAGGACATAAGTGACAGAATCAGCAAGGCAGTG GAGCAGTGTAAAGAGGAGTTTGCTCAGCTAACCAAGGAAAAAGAGCATCAGGTCTCTCTTGCTCTGGAGGATGCAGAGTTACAGAAGACAGCTCTTATTTCGGAGGGCGAGAATAGAGTTAAAGAGATTCAACAAGAGCTGGAAGTAGCAAAAACT AGAATAATGGAGTTGGAGAGCTCCTTGGAGAAGATGTCCCAAGATGGAGCAGTGCTGTCCCATGAACAATCCGATCTACTGGACAAGATGAAGGACAACCACAAAGAGCAAATGTCTGCATTAGAGGAAGAGCACCAGGCACAGCTGGAAAAGCACAAGGACACTCTATCCCAGCAGCACAAAGCTGCTCTGGAAGAGCTCAAGGAAAAACAGAGGATGGAGTTGGAGACACTTCTGAAAGAGAAAGACCTGCAGATTCGTCTGCACACCGAGGAGATGAATCAGAAATTGGATGCAAAGCAAGCAGAGCATGAAGCACTTTCAGTTGAACTTTCTGAAATTTTGAAGAGTAAACAACTTTTGGAACTGAAGTTGGTTGAAGTCCAAGATGCACATTGTTTAGCTGTGCAGGATCAGGTGGTCAAGCACAGTGAAGAAATGGAAAATATTAAGCAGAAGCATGAACAGTCACTTGGAGGAATGGAGAAAACCCTGATGGAGGAAGTTAATGCATTGAAAGTTATTTTAAGAGAGAAGGACAAGGAAATTGAAGAGCTAATTCAAGGAGAGAAAACGCTAAAAGAAAAATTACACTGCGATCTGGAAGAGCTGGGTGTCAGAGCAAAGCAACTGGAGGATTTGCAGCAATCCTTATCACATCTCCAGATGGAAAATTCAAAGCTGAAAGAAGCTCAAGAAGAATCAAATAAACTCTCAAACGATCTCGTTCAGTCTAAGACCGCCTTGACAGATTTGCGATATCAGCTTGAAGTAGGGAAAAAGGACTCTCAACACAAAGAGTTATTACTTCAAGAATTAGAGCAGCAATTACAGCAGAGCAAAAAGGAACTCGCAGAGCAGGAAAAGTTGCACGGAGAAGATCTCGACACTAAAAAGGAAGAGCAAAAGAACCTCATGAAACAGTTGGAGGATGAAAGAGATGCTCAAGAGAAGAAGCTGAATGACACTATAACAGAGCTGCAAGATAAATTGAAAACGCAGGAAACAAAAATGGACAAGTTCAAACAGAAGGCCAAAGAAATGCAAGAtcactttaagaaaaaaattcagCAAAAAGAAGAATCCATGAAGATGGCACTTGCAAAGAAAGATGAGGAGCTCCAACAAAAAGAGCAACAGGTCCAAGAGAAAATTTTAGAGATGGCTCAGAAAAATTCAGAAGGCTTAAACGATACAATGGCAGAGCTGCAAGCTAACCATTTGGGGGAAGTGGAGAAATTACGTGATATCCATAAACACGAAATCTTGGAGCTGGAGCGCCATTGGCAGGAGCAGTTAAAACAGCAGGAGGAGGAATTAGTGGAAAAACACTCAACCGTACTTCAGGAAAACATACAAGAGCTGCAAGAATGTTCTTTAAAACTTAACAGGAGCAAAGATGATCATGAGCAGCTACTAACTGCAATGAAGAACCAAAAGGAGGAGCTTGCGATTCAAGAAACAACTGTGCAAAAGCTTAAAGAAGAACTTCATGATGCAGGGGTTAAACTTGAAGATTTGTCAACAAGAGACACTTTACTGAGAGAACAACTAGAATCAGTAGAGAGGAACCTCAGCCAGGCTTTGAATGAGCGAGACACCCTTAAGGACAGGCTCAACATAACAGAGGAAGAGAGCAGAGCGAAATTAAAGACTTTGTCAGACAATTTGGTGGATGTGAAGAAGCAGCTTCAAGCCTTTGAAAGTTCGAGACTGAAGGAATGTGAGGACTTGCAGAATAAATCTGCAGAAGATGCCATTCAGAGAGAAGCCCAGTTCCAACAGCAGTTCCTTTTGATGAGCACCCAAATGCAGCATTACTGCGAGGACGTCCAGAGCAAAATGGTGGACGGCACCTCCGAACTTTGTCAGAAAGTTGAACTTAGAGTCTCTGGTTTAAAAGAGAGACTTCTGTGTAGCCAGAAAAATGTTGTGCACCTTAAAAATATTCTTTCGAGCAAAGTCGAGAGAGTTTGCACTTTAGAGGAGAATTTGCGCCAGAAGAGCGAGGAGAATAACAAACTATGCATTTCATTAGAACAGGCGACTGCTCAGGTAAATGCTCACATGGAGCAAATCAAAGCCTTAACGACGGAGAATGAGAAAAATTCTCTTTCAGTAAGCGAAAAAGCTCTGAAGACGGAGGAGCTGAGTGAATTCAACAGAGTCATATCGATGAGTCTGAAGGAAAATGAGTTGCAAGTGACTAACTTGGAAGGCATCATCAGTGACTTGAAACAGCAACTCGAAGGTAAGGAGGAAGCCATACTTAAGCTGAAGCAGCAGCATGAAGAGGAGAGACAAAAGGCATTAGCCGAAATGGAAGAGACCGTTCGGAGGTTAACGCAGGAGCGAGAGGCCACTTCTGGCCAAGCAAGTGCTCTTAATGCAAGTCTGTCTGAGAGTGACAACACTGTAGCATCTCTGAAGAGCAGGCTCGATGAGCTGGACCGCCTTGTCTCTGAGAAGGACGAGGCGTTGCAAAGGCTCACTGTGAGTTTTGACAATCAGTCCGTCAGCAAATCTGAGATGGACCAAGTTTTGAGCGAGAAGGAGCAGAGGGTGAGCGGTCTGACTGCAGAACTCGAGAGCTCCAACCGTCGGCTCTGTGAGCTCCAGGAGCAGTTCGACTTAAAGATAAAAGAGTGCGAACAACTCACAGTCGACCTCAAGCAGCAGCACAGCATCAGGGAAAACGAGAAGAAAGAATTGGTTGAAAAGCTGCAAAAGAATGGCCACTTAGAACAAGAGCTGGTGGAAAAACTGCACCACCTCGAGAAGGACTACCAAAAGTGCAAGAGCCAACTCAAGACTCAGGAAGATGAATTCGAAAGGCTGAAAGATGAGATGATGAAAAGCAAAGAGGAGTGCGTGAAAGAAACCGAGGAGAGGTTGACAACAGAGAGCAATCGTAAAGTTTCGGAGCTAAAGAAGAAAGCGGAACAGAAAATCGGACAAATTAAGAAGCAGCTCACTTCACAGCTCGATGAAAAAGATGAGCTTCTCAAGAGTCTTGAGGCGAGCCACGAGGAATTCAAGAAAAATGAGACCTCCAGTAAAGAATGCATCGACACATTAGAgacgaaaaacaaaaagctcGAGGAAGATCTTGTCAAGCTCAAAGAAGAGCAGGCGAGCCAACTGGAACGGACTCAGGCTGATGAGAGGCGGACAATGGAGAAGTCTTTAGAGGAACTGAGGAGCATGTATGAAGAGAAGCTGTCCGCACTACAGCGAGATTCACTCCATCAAACGGAGCTCAAACAAGCGGAAGCTCTTGAAATGGAATCTAGGCTGAAAGAGGCAGAGAAGCAGAAAGAAGAGCTACTTGAAGCAATTAGCACGCTGAAAGAAGAAATGACACAGAAGCTTGTTCAGTGTGATGAACATCAAGCTGCCTCGGTGCAGGCCCAGACGTCAGTTGAACCCGACAGGAAGATTGAGCGGAGTAGCCTCCAACAAACCAAGAGCATGTTGGAAAATGAGATGGAAAACCACTTAGCCAACCCGGAGGAGGATTCTCTCGAGTCTCTCAAAAGCAAACTAAATCACATGAAGAATGAGAAGGAGAAAATTCACAAAGATTTCACCCGGTTGCAGAAAGACATCAGATTAATGAGGAAGGAGCACGATCAGGAACTTGAATATGCAAAGAAACAGTTGTTGGAGGAGAGCGAACAGAAGCTAAA ATTGGAGTTAGAAGACATTGAAATGAAGCACAACTCAGCGATCAAGCAGTTAATGAGGGAGTTCAATACACAAATGGCCGTAAAAGAGAAGGAGATAGACACAGCAGTGACAGAAACCATTG GCAAGGCCCAGATTGTGGAGGCGGAGCTTCTCAGTAGCCATCGAGAGGAAACCATCCAGCTGCAGAAGGCCATTGCCCAGAAGGAGGATGAATTGAACAGAACTGTTCAGAAATATGAGCAGGTCATCCAG AGTCGAGAGGAGGAGATGGGCACTCGAGTGTGGCAGGTCCAGAAAGAACTGGAGGAGCTACAAGCTAGGAGCCACGACACCTCCGAG ATGAGCCCCGAGAAACTACAG GCGCAGCTTGCCGAGAAGACGACTTTGTTGAGTGAAGCTCGACTGAAGGAGCAGGGCTTTGTTGAGAGG attcactCGCTTGAGGACAAGATTAAATGTTTCCACCGGAACACAGTCGTAACTCATCTGGGGAGCATGTACAAAG ATGCTGCACTCAACAAACCTGAGCCGCTCTCAGAAGCTACTGAGATGGAGTACCTGAAGAAGGTGCTGTTTGAGTACATGATGGGACGAGAAACAAAA ACGATGGCCAAAGTGATAACATCCATGCTGAAGTTTCCTCCAGACCAGGCTCAAAAGGTTTTGGACAAAGAGGAATCCAAAGCAATG CATTGGTTGAGCGTCTGA